The genomic interval CAAGGGATTGGTCTACCGCGGCCGCTCCGGCGCGATCGTTACCACCGAACCGCGCCCGCTGGTCGCCAACCTCGACGACTATCCGTACCCTGCCATCCACCTGATCAAGAACTTGCGTAACTATGCCCCGCCGGATGCGGTCATGCTCCCGGCGCCGCCGATCATGGTATCGCGCGGCTGTCCGGGACAGTGCACCTACTGCCAGACCAAGAACATCTTCGGTCGCCGCACGCGCTTCCGCTCGCCGCACAACGTCATCGGCGAGATCCGGCGCCTGGTGTACGACTACGGCGTGAAGGAGGTCCACTTCCTCGACGACGTACTCACGGCCAATCGGAAGTTCCTGCGCGGCTTCTGCGACCTGTTGAAACAGGAACCTTACAAACTGCATCTCCAGGTCGCCAACGGTTTGCGCGCGGACATGGTCAACGCGGAAACACTGAGCGCGCTCAAAGAGGTCGGCCTGCGCAACGTCGGGTTCGGGGTGGAGAGCGGGAACGACCAGGTGCTCGAAATCATCAAGAAGGGCATCGACAAGGACCAGGTGCGCAAGGCCGTCCGCATCGCCAAGGATGTCGGGCTCGAAACCTGGGGCTTTTTTATCATCGGTTTGCCCGGCGACACCGAGCAGAGTGTTCGCGACACCATCGACTTCGCCATCGAGCTCGACCCGAAATACGCCAAGTTCCCGATTCTCAAGCCCTACCCGGGCAGCGAGGCCTACCGGCAGCTCGACGAAAAGGGCCTCATCGACATCCGCGATTATTCTGCGTACGGCGTCTACACGCCCCCGGTTCATCACCTCGAAGGGCTGTCAAGGGAGCGCATCCTGCAGTTGCACACCGAGGCCGTGCGCAGCTTCTATCTGCGGCCACGTAAGCTCATCGAGCATTTGCGCGACCTGCGCTCGCTCGGGAAAGTGATCTCGTTCGTGCGCGGCAGCTTCTTCGTACTGGCGCAGATGTGGCAGGGTAAAGCCGGGCCTCGATCCGGACGCCGGCGAGCCCAAAGGCCGGTGAAGCCGATCTTACCGGACGCAACGCGAACCACGGCGGCCGGCGGCGCGCCGGCGCGTGGGTCCGTGATGCCGCGTTCTTGACGAGACCGAAAGAACTCCGATCTCAGCGCGGCGGCTTGGCCGCCGCTTCGGCCGCGTCGAGCAACAAACCCGCCTCCTCGGCCTTCCTTGCCTCGGACCGGCGCTTGGCTTCGAACAGGCGCACGCCCTGCTCGGACACGAACCCCACCGCCGGCGCATCCGCCGGCCGCATCTCCGGCGGCGGCAGGTCACCGCCGGTTTCTTGCTTCTTCTGCCGCAGTTCAGCCGTCTCGGCGAGACGCTTCTCGAAGTCGGCCCTCCACTCGTCGAGGGTCTTGAACTTGTCGAAGCTCGGATCGCTCCGATCGAAGACGATCCGCTCGACCACCTCGTCTCGCGAAATGAAGATCGGAAACAGCTCCGCCGGGTCGTAGGCGTTGCCGCGGTCGAACAACCCGCCGCAGATCTGCCTTACCGCACAGACACTGCACCCCGGTGCGTAAATGTGCTCCCAGTCCGTCTGCCGCACGGTTTGCTTCTCGTCGAGGAAGTGAACGATCCGCTCCTCGCCCTTGACGATCTTACGGGTCTCCGTGCTCGTCCAGGGAAAGGCGCTCATGTAGCACAGCGGCACCTTCTCGACCCGAAACGTCCGCCCCGTGCGCTCCAGCAGGAGCATGGCGTGGTGCAGCGCTAGCCTGAAATCCGCCAACCGCGGCGTGAACTGCGCCTGATTGACCTCAGCCCGGCCCATCGACGGATCGAGGTTGTTCCAGACAAAATGGCGGACGTACGGATAGTGGGAGATCCAGTGGGCGACGGTTTCGTCGAGATGGTCGGCGTTGAGCCGGTTGATCACGCAGTTGCTATTTACGTCGATGCCGTTGGCGTGCGCGTTCTCCACCGCGGCGAAGGCTTTCTCCAGCGTACCCGGCATGCCGCGCAAGCGCGCTTCCACCTCCGGGCGGTGCGAGTACACGGACACGTGTACCAGCTTGAGTCCCGCCGCCGCCATTTCACCGGCGAATGTCGGGTCAGCCATCCGCCACCCGTTGGTGATCATGCGCACGTGGAGTCCCTGCTCGGTCGCGTAGCGGCAGATCGCCGGCAGCTCGGGATGCAGCGTGGGCTCGCCACCCGTAAGGATGATCCCGAAATAGTCGCGCTTGACGAAATCGTCCACCAAAACCCTCATGGTCTCGAAGGTGTGCACGTACGGCGTCGTCGGATTGGAGCAGAACCCGCAGAAGTGGTTGCAGTGGCGAACCACCTGGATGTAGCCGATATTCGCCATCGCTTATCGATTCATGAGCCGCGGCCGGCGGCGAGTCAACCGGTTTCGTCCGCCTGGTGGTGATGGGCACTACTACGGCGACGTATTCCGTACGACGCTTTCCGGTCGACCCGAAGAGCCGCGTCTTCTCCCGGCGACCGTCTCGAAGCCTGTCCTGAACTATTATCGTCGCAAGTCTGCGCGCGGCGCGAACAACTCTTCAGGCCATGGAGCGGCAGTGCCTTCCCGTTCGTCCCGAGTAGCGCCTTCTTCTGGCGCGTATCGAGGGACAGGCTCGGCAGGGGCAGGCCCCTCGATACGGAGCCCAGGGGAAGGGCTCCTACTCGGGGCGAACGGGCAGGTTGTTCGCTTTGGGTTGCGGGCGGCAGCTTGCGCGAGGCCTGTCAAAGGGCGAGCGGAATGCTTTTTTCAATGGAAGGTCGGCGAGACCCCCAGGGGCGACCCGGTGGTCCGCGCTCGAGTCGAGGCGTTGTTGCGGGCAGGTGAGGCCGCCTGGTGTGCCATGGTCCGTCTTGAGATTTGGGCGGGCGTCGGCAACGAGCGTGAGCGCCTGGTGTTGCGCGAGTACGAAGCCGTGGTTCCTGAGTTACCCATCGATGCCAGTGGGTGGCATGAGGCCTGCGAGCTGGCCCGCCGAGCACGGCGCGCGGGCAAGACGATTCCCGCCTCCGACGTTCTGACGCGACTATCTCGATGTTCGCTTTGGCGATCAGTCGGTCTGGATCCCTGAGCCCGTCCGGGCCGTATCGGAATCGAGCGCAACCCTGAGCTTCGCGGCGTTGGACAGTCGGCCACCACGAGTACGACGCCAACGACAACTGGGCGCCGGACGCGGACGGTGACCAGCGCCGGACCTGCAACCAGGCCGGGACACTGCTCGGTGCGACGTACGATGCCCGGGATCGGCTGCTGGGACTGGAGCAGGGGCCATCGCTGGTAGTGCCCCCTCAATCGAGCGGTTTCAGCTCGTCGCTTCCGACCAGCTCCAGATAGAGCGCCCATGTCTTCGGGCAGCTCTCCCTGACGGAACAGCGCCGACATGGCGGCCCTTCCGGGCGCTGCACGGTGCGCGCGGCGGCCGCCGACTCGTGCAGCACGTGCAGGTCGTCGATGCGATGCCGCCGCCACTCTTCGGTGGCGTCGGGCGTCGCGCGCAGCTCGGCAGGCAGGTGACAGAAGGGAAACGCCTCGGTGCTCACGGCCATCCCCAGCCCCTGCGCTCGCGCCGCCGCCCGGCGGACGTGGTGCGCCGCGAGCGTCAGGGTCGGGATCGGGGCGGTCACCACACGGTCCGGCAGTTCCACCGGACGCGGGAAGTTGAACTGCACCCGCCGCACGCCGAGCTTGTGCGCGAGCGCCACCACGCCGCCGAGATAGCGCAGGTTGCGCGCCAACACGGGCACCGTCACCAGCACCTGCCGTCGCGAGCGGACAAGGCCCTGCAACCCGAGCACGACCCGGCGGAAGCTTCCGGCCGTACCCGCCAACTCGTCGTGCAGCGCTTCCTCGGGCGCGAGCACCTGCACCTCGAAGGCGTCGACACCCGCGGCAAGCAGGGCGTCGCGCACACGCGCTTCGGCGAACCCGGCGGCATTGGTCTGCAACTGCACGAAGCGATAGCCCATCCGCCGCGCGAGCCCGACGAGGTCGGGCAGATCGCTGCGCAACGCGGCTTCGCCGCGCATCACCACTAACTCGTCGCAGCCCGCTTCGCGCCCCTCGACCAGCGCGGCCTCGGCCGCGTCGAAAGACCGGTCGGGACGGCCGTGCTGATCGCGCAACGTGCAATGACCGCAATCGAAGTCGCACCGGGTAGTCAGGCGCAGCGAGAGACGGCGGCCCCCGGGCAGCGCCGCCAGCTCCGCATCGCCGCGGCGCTCGGGCGGCGCAGCCCGTTCGCGTTCCACCAGGAAGTTACCGATGGCCAGAGCGTCAGCACCCAGACCGACGAATGCCGCGAGCGCATCCTCGGGGGTGCAAACGATCGGCTCGCCGCGCCGGTTAAACGATGTATTGACCACCATCGGGACGCCGGAGAGTCGGTGGAACTCGGCGATGAGCGCGTGATAGCGCGGGGCGGTGTCGGGGTGGACCACCTGGGGACGCGTGGTTCCGTCGACGTGAACAACCGCCGGCACCTGCGCGCGCCGCTCCGGTCGCACCGGCATGGTGAACAACATGAACCGGGTGTCGAAGGCGCCTTCGAGCCAGTCGGCTTCGTGGCCGGCAAGAATCGACGGACCGAACGGCCGCCAGGGTTCGCGCTGCTTGATGGCGTTGACGAGCGCGTGGGTGACCGCCCGGCGCGGGTCGGCAACGATGCTACGGGCACCGAGCGCCCGGGGACCGAACTCCATCCGACCCTGGAACCAGCAGATCACCTCACCGTTCGCCAACCGCCGGGCGGTATCCCGGGCGACGGACGCGGAACGCTCGTACCGCAGGCCGGAGCGGCGCAACGCCGTCTCGATGGTGGTGTCGTCGAATTCGGGACCGAGGTACGCATGTTCCAGCGCCGCCGTCGGCCCTCCTCCGCAGTCCGCCCAGGCTTCGAGCGCCGCGCCGAGCGCCGTGCCGGCATCGTTGGCGCCGGGTTGCGCGAAAACCGACTGCGGGCGGAAGCTGCGCCGCAGACGTTCGTTCATTCGGCAGTTGAGGGTGACGCCGCCGCCCAGCAGCAGTGCTTTCAGGGGTCCGTCGCCGGCATGTCGTCGCACCAGCGCCAGCGCCGTCTCCTCCAGCGCGGCCTGAAGGCTCGCGGCGAGGTCGGCGTGGTCCTGCGTCAGCGGCGCATCGGGATGACGCGCGAGATGGCCGAACCTCTCCGTCAGACCGCTTTCGTGAATGCGGAGGGTTCCGTCTGCAGCGAGCGAGAGGAAGTCGGAAAGGTCGTACGTCGGCTTGCCGAACGCCGCCAGGGCCATGACGCTGCCCTGACCGTGAGTGCCGAAACCGAGCAGCCGCGTCACCCCTTCGTACACGCCACCTATGGAACGGTCGGTCAGCGACAGGAGGGTGTCGACCGGATCGAGCACGCCCTGCGCGCCGCGCCATACCGCCGCGCACTCGCGGTCGCCGCGGCCGTCGACGGTGAGCGCCCAGGCATCTTCGGCGCCCGCCATGCGATAGGCCGCCGCCGCATGGCAGAGGTGATGGGGAAGGTACACCACACGGCCAGTACGCATCCTGGGGAGTGCCACGCTACCGTCCGTGAACGAAATCCGGCCGGCGTAGCGACCGTGCAGTCCGTTGACCGCGAAGAGGTCGATGTCGTCGAGGGTGATCCCTTCCTGTTCGAGCAGCGCACGGACGGGACGGCGGCAGAGGACTTCCTCGAGCGCGATCGTGGGATCCACCGCAGCGGTCACCCCCGGGCGTCCCAGCGGTTCCCAACCCGCGTGGCGGACGCGCACCAACCGTTCGTGTTCGATGGCGCCGACCAGTTCGCCGTCGCGCAGAAGCGCGGCGGCATGCTCCTGCATCGTCATGACCGCGAGGCCGAGTACGTACCGGGGCCGCCGGCCGTCGGGCCTCGGCATGAAGTAGCTGGGCGGAAACGGCGCCGGAAAGCTCGGCCCCGGCAAGCCCGCCAGCCGCGAGAGCCAACCGTCGCGGTAACGGAGCGCGGAGGCAAGCATCGCCGTGTCCGCCGCCCACGTGGGTCGAATGGCGTCGGTGGGACAGGCCTCAATGCAGTCGTAGCAGCGCGTGCACGCGGCGGCGTCCGCCGTCGCCGGCTTGCCGTCGGGGCGCAGGTAGCCCTCGGGACACATCTGCGCGCAGATACCGCATGCGGTACAGCGCGTTGCGTCGACGCGTATGCGCATCCCGTCGGTCCCTGCCGGTACGGCCACCGTCGGCCGCCGTGACGCCCTCCACGCCAGCCCGTCGAAAAGGATCTCCTCTCCCGCCGGCGCTGCCCCCGGCGCCCCGCCGAGGACTCGCCCCAACCAGCCCAACGCGGACTGCGAACGCGAGGCCGCCGCCAGTACCGCCGGCGACACCCCGCGCAGCCCGCCGGGCCGAAACCAGACCAGGAAGTGCGGTCCGGCGAAGCGACCATCGTCCAACCCCACGGGACCGACCATGGCCAGTCCGTCCCGCGCCGGCACCAGCGTCGAGACCGTCGCGCCGCCAGGGAGCCAACCGTGCGCAGGAAGCCGCTCGGCAAGTTCGCTCGCAAATCGCCGAAGGACGGCAACGCGTGGCGGATCGTCGATGTTCGGCAACGCCACCCTCCCTCCGGCGTTTGCTCCCGGTCCGGGGCCGAGCCGACGCAGCAGGTCGTCGAGCGCCGGCCCGATCCGGCTCTCCGCCTCCGTCACTTCGGCAAGCGCGACGATCCGCGTTGCACCGCGACGCACATCGACGAATTCCGCGGCACCGGCCTCGCACTTGCGGGCGCGGACCTGCACGAGCGGCGAGAACTGGGCGCGCAACCAGGTAAGGGCGTGCATCACTTCCGCGCGCCACGGATGCGGGTCGTCGCACTCGAGCACGATTCCGTCGTCGTCGGCGACCAACCGCGCCCCCGGGAGGCCCAGTCCCGCAAGGCCGGCGAGAAGCCGGACCGGATCCAGCCGCGTACCGAAAGCGTCAGTGAGCGGCCGCACGTCGGCGCTGACAATATCGAGATCCGTCGGGCGACCTCCCGGCAATCTGTCGATCGCTATCACACCGGATGCGCAAAGGCGACGCTGCGCACCGGCAGGCGGCGCGGAAGGACTCTTGCGGAAAGAGAACGCCCCGGCAATACTGACCCACATGCGCACCGCGATCGTCTACATCGCGAACCGCTGCAATCAGAATTGCGTGTTCTGCCTGGAGATGGATGGCACCTGGCAGACCTTCACCGACCCGTCGACCCGGGAAGTGATGCGGGAAATCGAGGGGCTCCGCGCCCGCGGTGGCGACCATATCACCTTCATGGGCGGGGAAACCCTCTTCCGCAAGGACCTGCCCCAGATCCTGACGCACGCCAGGGCACAAGGGTTCACGCGCGTCGGCGTCACCACCAACGGCACCGTGCTCGGCACGCCCGGCTTCCTGCACCGCATGGTCGACGCCGGCCTCGACTTCATCGAGTTCTCTCTTCACGGGC from Candidatus Binatia bacterium carries:
- a CDS encoding radical SAM protein, with product MANIGYIQVVRHCNHFCGFCSNPTTPYVHTFETMRVLVDDFVKRDYFGIILTGGEPTLHPELPAICRYATEQGLHVRMITNGWRMADPTFAGEMAAAGLKLVHVSVYSHRPEVEARLRGMPGTLEKAFAAVENAHANGIDVNSNCVINRLNADHLDETVAHWISHYPYVRHFVWNNLDPSMGRAEVNQAQFTPRLADFRLALHHAMLLLERTGRTFRVEKVPLCYMSAFPWTSTETRKIVKGEERIVHFLDEKQTVRQTDWEHIYAPGCSVCAVRQICGGLFDRGNAYDPAELFPIFISRDEVVERIVFDRSDPSFDKFKTLDEWRADFEKRLAETAELRQKKQETGGDLPPPEMRPADAPAVGFVSEQGVRLFEAKRRSEARKAEEAGLLLDAAEAAAKPPR
- a CDS encoding 4Fe-4S binding protein, producing MIAIDRLPGGRPTDLDIVSADVRPLTDAFGTRLDPVRLLAGLAGLGLPGARLVADDDGIVLECDDPHPWRAEVMHALTWLRAQFSPLVQVRARKCEAGAAEFVDVRRGATRIVALAEVTEAESRIGPALDDLLRRLGPGPGANAGGRVALPNIDDPPRVAVLRRFASELAERLPAHGWLPGGATVSTLVPARDGLAMVGPVGLDDGRFAGPHFLVWFRPGGLRGVSPAVLAAASRSQSALGWLGRVLGGAPGAAPAGEEILFDGLAWRASRRPTVAVPAGTDGMRIRVDATRCTACGICAQMCPEGYLRPDGKPATADAAACTRCYDCIEACPTDAIRPTWAADTAMLASALRYRDGWLSRLAGLPGPSFPAPFPPSYFMPRPDGRRPRYVLGLAVMTMQEHAAALLRDGELVGAIEHERLVRVRHAGWEPLGRPGVTAAVDPTIALEEVLCRRPVRALLEQEGITLDDIDLFAVNGLHGRYAGRISFTDGSVALPRMRTGRVVYLPHHLCHAAAAYRMAGAEDAWALTVDGRGDRECAAVWRGAQGVLDPVDTLLSLTDRSIGGVYEGVTRLLGFGTHGQGSVMALAAFGKPTYDLSDFLSLAADGTLRIHESGLTERFGHLARHPDAPLTQDHADLAASLQAALEETALALVRRHAGDGPLKALLLGGGVTLNCRMNERLRRSFRPQSVFAQPGANDAGTALGAALEAWADCGGGPTAALEHAYLGPEFDDTTIETALRRSGLRYERSASVARDTARRLANGEVICWFQGRMEFGPRALGARSIVADPRRAVTHALVNAIKQREPWRPFGPSILAGHEADWLEGAFDTRFMLFTMPVRPERRAQVPAVVHVDGTTRPQVVHPDTAPRYHALIAEFHRLSGVPMVVNTSFNRRGEPIVCTPEDALAAFVGLGADALAIGNFLVERERAAPPERRGDAELAALPGGRRLSLRLTTRCDFDCGHCTLRDQHGRPDRSFDAAEAALVEGREAGCDELVVMRGEAALRSDLPDLVGLARRMGYRFVQLQTNAAGFAEARVRDALLAAGVDAFEVQVLAPEEALHDELAGTAGSFRRVVLGLQGLVRSRRQVLVTVPVLARNLRYLGGVVALAHKLGVRRVQFNFPRPVELPDRVVTAPIPTLTLAAHHVRRAAARAQGLGMAVSTEAFPFCHLPAELRATPDATEEWRRHRIDDLHVLHESAAAARTVQRPEGPPCRRCSVRESCPKTWALYLELVGSDELKPLD
- a CDS encoding B12-binding domain-containing radical SAM protein, which encodes MLARARTTARVLLVIPSQINVYGVKIKPAYPALGVMWVAAMLERAGHTCEIVDMDADGVDVDGVMRRLDEGRFEILGLTAVTPTYPRALDIARHVKAHTPQVPIILGGIHATVAPMECVREEAFDFVAVGEAEITAVELVDAIAAGATDFSGIKGLVYRGRSGAIVTTEPRPLVANLDDYPYPAIHLIKNLRNYAPPDAVMLPAPPIMVSRGCPGQCTYCQTKNIFGRRTRFRSPHNVIGEIRRLVYDYGVKEVHFLDDVLTANRKFLRGFCDLLKQEPYKLHLQVANGLRADMVNAETLSALKEVGLRNVGFGVESGNDQVLEIIKKGIDKDQVRKAVRIAKDVGLETWGFFIIGLPGDTEQSVRDTIDFAIELDPKYAKFPILKPYPGSEAYRQLDEKGLIDIRDYSAYGVYTPPVHHLEGLSRERILQLHTEAVRSFYLRPRKLIEHLRDLRSLGKVISFVRGSFFVLAQMWQGKAGPRSGRRRAQRPVKPILPDATRTTAAGGAPARGSVMPRS